TAGCTGCTTTTTGATTCTACGGTGACAGGGTAGACAGACCGTCCGTTCAGTTCATGCCAGATCTCCCTGTAGGGTTTCGAGAGGTGTCCCTGTACAAACCCCTCATCCCTCCTTGCGAACTGAAGGGCGGTAGTTATTCCGAACTTCCCGAGGAATGCTGCTGTGTTCGGCCCGATCCCCCATACCTTCCCGACCGGCAACTCTTCCAGGTAACGATGGATATCCCTTCCCGGTATGAGGGTAAGCCCCCGGGGCTTGTTCTGCTTCGACCCTATCTTCGCCAGGACCTTTGAAAGGCTCACTCCCACGGATACCGTAATCCCCAGTTCCCTCTCGATCGTCTCCTGCATGTTGCCGGCTATCATCCCGTAAGGACCGTGAAAGGACCTTCTCAGGCCTGTCAGATCGACAAAGGCCTCATCGATCGAGTATTCCTCCACATCCGGCGAGAAGCGTCTGAGGATCTCGAACATCCGGACAGAAAAGAGGCTGTAAGTCTCATAATCCGAAGGAAGAATAACGACACCGGGACAGGCCTTCTTGACCTCGTAAAGACTCATCCCCCTCTGCACTCCCAGCGCCTTCGCCTCGTAGCTTGCCGCAGCAACGATCCCGCGCTCTTTGCCCGTTATCACGGGTTTCCCCTTCAACTCCGGATGGATCGCCTGTTCACAGGATGCGAAGAAGGCGTCGGCATCGAGATGGAGGATCGCCCTCGGCCAGGAATGGATGGTTAAGGGTTGGGTATCCATGGTGCTCCTCAAAAAGGGTTCTTATCGGTATTTCCTCAAAACAGCCGTTACCACTCCGGCGATCTTGAGTTCCTTCTTGGGCTTGATAGGCTGATATTGAGGGTTTGCGGGCAGGAGTACTACGCTCTCTCCCCTTTTCCTCAGATATTTCATGGTCCATTCCCCGTCAACCTCGGCAATGACGATATCCCCGCTCTTCGGGGCCTCACCCTTGTCGACGAGGACCATATCGCCCGGGAGTATGCCTGCCCCCGAC
This DNA window, taken from Thermodesulfovibrionales bacterium, encodes the following:
- a CDS encoding DNA polymerase IV, which gives rise to MDTQPLTIHSWPRAILHLDADAFFASCEQAIHPELKGKPVITGKERGIVAAASYEAKALGVQRGMSLYEVKKACPGVVILPSDYETYSLFSVRMFEILRRFSPDVEEYSIDEAFVDLTGLRRSFHGPYGMIAGNMQETIERELGITVSVGVSLSKVLAKIGSKQNKPRGLTLIPGRDIHRYLEELPVGKVWGIGPNTAAFLGKFGITTALQFARRDEGFVQGHLSKPYREIWHELNGRSVYPVTVESKSSYQSISKAKTFTPPSQDETFIFAQLSKNLENACIKARRHKLSATRLLIFLRTQEFRDSGTEMKLNRPSAYPSDLFKPLQEGFHHIYRHGCLYRQTGVVLAGLMPDNSIQYTLFDDRARIEKMSRIYSTLDLLSEKFGKYAVHHAASLPTKLQALHEGERGDVPERKTGLLKGENKRQRLGLPVLSMKV